The genomic DNA CATTGGCCCTACTGGCTTGTTCGCCCCTGATTCCAAAACTCCAGGCCCAGTTATAGGGAATCAATATCCAAATAGGGTGCTAAAGTGAAAAGCTGGGATATAGTGATTCCTTTTTGTGGTCATGCACTGCATCAACTACCGATCCCTGCATGTGTTTTTTGCAACATGATGAATAATGGTAATTTTCTAGTAACTGTGTCAATTTTCTATAtgaattcattttttttcctaaggccccgtttggatcattggaattgaattccatcctaataattataatttagacacaaattaattaagctaatataattgtatgtggaatatagttgtatattatagttggtgatatgggagagatacttgtatgctgcacttctactatagagaagcgagtctaagagcgtgctataagaattgaattccatctaataaccataatctatagaatcaatttccatctcccaccccatgaatttaagataggcttatatctaaactttggaaagttgtggaatgccacattccaacataaattagcctactccatcaaatagattccaattccttggacccaaacggggcctaaaagTAATCAGATTCTAGGATACCTTGTTTGTTGCTTATTCCATTACAGTGTAATGATAGTAATGCTGACACTTAATTAATCTTTCTGTTGGTAGCGGTTTCAAAAATGTCAATATGCTAGGACAAGGCTGGTAAAGACTGAAGGACGTGGATGGGGTCTTGTGGCAGATGAGAATATAATGGTGACTGAATTATAttatgtttttcttacaccttCCAATTTACTCAAGTATATATGATTAAGTAAGTTGGAATTAAAATTTATTTAGGCTGGTCAATTTGTTATCGAATACTGTGGAGAAGTAATATCATGGAAGGAGGCCAAACGGAGATCTCAAGCTTATGAAACCCAAGGTCTGCAGATTCTCTCCTTCCAATATTTGAATTGTGGAACCTTTTAGCTAGCTATAACACGTGTCTACTGTAAATTTTAGGTTTAAAGGACGCTTATATCATTTACCTCAATGCTGATGAGTCTATTGATGCAACAAGAAAAGGGAGTCTTGCCAGATTTATCAACCATTCATGGTAATTTTATGGCAAACACACAATATGTTTCTTTATTCTTATTTCTTGTGTGCATGATTTGATCTTGGAAATTTCTGTCATTGAATTTTAAGCGAATAAGTCTAATAGTTTGTTGTTGAAGCATACAGCCAACCGAATTGTGAGACAAGGAAATGGAACGTCCTTGGGGAAGTAAGAGTTGGAATATTTGCAAAGCAAGACATTCCTTTTGGAACAGAATTATTGTATGACTACAACTTTGAGTGGTTTGGTGGTGTGATGGTACGGTGCCTCTGTGGAGCTGGCAGCTGTTCTGGATTTCTTGGGGCTAAATCACGTGGTTTCCAGGTGAGTGAACAAATTATGCTGTATATGTATCTTCCGAGCTGAAGATAAGCGCATGTGTATCTCATGATTGACACTAGGATTCGACAGAAGGAACTAACTATCCTTTTTTTGACCGTTCAATTGTTCATGCACATTGTGTAGCTGTTATGCCAATTCTCTCCATTtatttttgactttttttttctcgaacacgtaggagagctgcgtatcaataTATTATGAAGAAAAAGGGTGTAGAAACCCAAACAACAATACACAGGTTTAGGAACCTGTACCGCACCACAAACTCACACTGCTACACTCGCCTTTTAAACTGACAGAACAGGACCCGACCTTGACCAGAAACCTAAACAGACAATGGCACTAGAGCGAGGAtgtgacatttttttttgactgaTTGCAGAATGGTTGATTGTCCTTCAGATTATTGAACTTGCTCATGCTTTGGCATAACTTTGAATCTTTGTGCAACTGTGCTATCTATTATTTCTCAGAAGATTGGTCACTGTTGCATTTCCTTGTAAGCTGATATTAGAAATGTCCAATACGTGCCTAACCTATGCTTTGTTGATTGGTATGTTGCAGGAGGCCACGTACCTGTgggaagatgatgatgacagGTTGGTTGCACTTATTTATTACTTTATGGTAGCCTCTGTACAATATAATAGGTGATATAGCTGTTTTCACAATTTGATTGATATGGCCTGATGAGATACTTCAGTTTTACCCACCAAGTCAATTTCTAAATTTAGGTTTACTTGAATGATTGCTGAAAGAAGTTTAATTTTCTTGTCCCTAAAAGTTGAGTAGTTTTGTTTAGTAAAATAATTTTCAATGTTGGTTAAGGTTAATAGGAAGAATGACAGAAATTATTAAATGGTATGTATAGCTTCATGACTTTTGAATAATTCATGTCTTAATCATAGAAAACTAAAAAACTTATCCTGGTGACCTCAACCGTGAATTTTGTTAAAACAGGTCTTGATACTTTTAAACTGTCCATGTCTTGGTTTATCATCACAGGAAAAAAATATATCTAGGGAAAAAGATACTTTTAAACAATGCTACATCATGTCTTCTTTATCATCACAGGAAAAAGTACAGATACTGTCTAATGATAACTATGCTTGCTCTGGTGACTAGATCTAACTTATCCTGACTAGTAAAATCTTTTATTACGTGAAGTGCTGAAATGCTGATGGATGCAATGATTTGGAGTGCTAAAAATGCAGCAACTTCTGTTTTAATTGGCAGGTTTTCTGTTGAGAATATCCCTCTTTATGATTCTGCTGATGACGAACCTACAAGCATCAATAAGGAGATCCTCCTAGGAAATGATGGGCCAATTGCTCCATATGTCAACAGCAACACAGTACAGAACACTGAGAACCGTGGGACTGCAAGCACAAATGAATTTGCACCAACTATTGCTGAACAATTTACTGCAAGCTCAAATGGATTAGCACCGATGGCTGTTGAAGCATCGGCTGGAAATTCAAATGAATTCACACCCATGACTATTGAACCATTGAATGCTATTCCAATGGTAGCTCATTTTGTCGAGAATGGATTGACTGAATATAGTGCACAAGATGCTCATGTCGCTCCTCAAAATTCAGTGCCGGAAGCAGCAAATCACCAGAACCAAATTGAATCACAAAACAACAGCAACCATTCAGCATTGGTCCCTGTAAAGTCCATACCCAAGCGCCGTGGTAGGAAACCTAAACGTGTTCTGCTTAAGCAACTGGATATTCCAGATATTTGCGATCGGCTAGCATCATCTGTGGCGCGTGAAGAAATATTGTACTGTGAGGTAAATATATAGTAAACTAACTTCTCTTTAGGAAAGTGTAGCGGAAAAATGTGAATTCAATGTGCTTACAGCCTTTGGTCAAACAATATTGCAGGAAGTGAAGAATCAGGCTGCTTCTGACATAGATGCCCTGTATGACGAGATAAGGCCAGCGATTGAAGAGCATGAAAGAGATAGCCAAGACAGTGTGTCCACAAGCCTTGCGGAGCAGTGGATCGAGGCCAGCTGCTGCAAGTACAAAGCTGATTTCGATCTGTATGCAGCAATCATCAAGAATATAGCTTCCACGCCACTAAGATCGAAGGAGGACGTGGCCCCGAGAGAACAAAACGGTGTGAAGTACTTGGAAAACGGATCATGATTTAGCTAGAAGCGTGAATTCTTAGTGAGCTCGCCCTGATGTAGGTGAggtttttagatttctttttttgGTTCGATTGATCTTATTTAGGTAGAGAAACATTATAAAGCCACAATTAATAATGTGGAATGAGTTGAATACACAACGGGTCTTTAAACTGTTATTATCAGATTTTCAGCTTAGGTTCATAAACGTTCAAAGTGAGCATTTAGGGCCTTAAAGGTTCATTCGAGTTCACTTTACGTCTTGGAACAAACTACTTATTTTAGGGATCTAGATGCTCACTTTGAGAGTCCATGCACCTTGGTGAGAATTCGAAAAATGTTTGAGAACCCATGTTCTGTCTAAAGTTGTGGCTTATTTTTAGATGCAAATGAATGCTGCACATTCAGCCCAAGCTTTTAGCAGGACCTCTTCCCTTAAGGGCAATTGAGGGCGCTTTTACAAGTATACAATTTGTGCATTTGCAGCACAGACGAATGTGCCTAGGGCATGTCCGAGTTCACTCTCCCATGCCGGGCATGCTCCAGTCCTATTTCACTCTCATCATCTACAAAAGCCATGGCTAAGAAACGTTAATAGCAATTTGTTCACCACGTTTTAGACCACAAACTGTGATTACGAAGGATCGGAACTTCGAAGTCCCAATATGCTCCTTTCAGTTAAATTTCCTATATGTGAAAACGGTTATTTAAATGTTTCCGTCGCTGGTTGATTTTCATCCGAAGGAGGACGGACGTGGGCCCCGCATGTAAGCCGAGACCAAAAGGCGTCCTCTCGCTGTACACGTAAACCCCTACGCCGAAGCCGAAGAaactctcctccctcctctcgcgGCTGTTCGTGTCTTTCGCCAGACTCGttgcgcctcgccgccggcgacctcaccGCCAAGCCGAGGCCTCCCTCTTTCAACGGGAGTTCTCTCCTCTATGCAGGCGTAGCTGCCGTCCTCTTCGAACTCTGTTTCGCTGGACTTGCGTTGCGTGGATCCATCCGGACCTGGATTAATTCGTTCCTCTGTTGTTGTTGGTAAGTAACCCTAGCTTTGCTTGGATGGACTGACTCCTCGGAGAGCTCTCCGCGTGTTGGTTTGCTGTGAGCGTGGGCAGCCGGACTCAAATCTTCCGTTCGCCCCCTGCCCAGTGTGCTGCGGATTTGTTAGCTGCGTGGTACCCTAGCAATGCTGGGCATCCATCCTTTGTTGATGGATTCGATTAAGTTCCTGTTATTCTCTCTTGTGTGCGCGAGGTCAATCTCAGTCGATTAGGACTTTGTGCCAACAGTTTAGTTTTCAACAAATTTTGGGATTCAACTGTAGCTCCCCATTGTTTTTCTTCCCTCGATGAAGGTAGGAACCCGTAGCTTTTTTAGGCGAAGGTAGCCCCCCATCATTGCTCACATTATGCATGTTCCCTTCCCAGTGCTATAGAGCTTTGAGATCTTTTAGAACTGGAGTGCTAGGTACCAGGTAATTTTTGCTGCTCTTAGGATAAGTTGATGTTGCACTTACTGTCTATTGGGCAGATGAGACGACTCTATGCAGTCTTGAAGAAGTTTCAGTTTGGGGAAACTGATGTCATTTTTTGACATACAACTGGACTTGTCAATTTTGCTAAAAATAACTGTTCAATATGCTCATTGATTCCTGTTACAAAGTGTTATACAAGAAGATGGAACTTGGCGATGAATAAATTGCATGTCGAGATACCCCATAtatgttctttttcttttttcaatttCTGCCTTGCTTGCTGTAGTAGGACATCAATGCCCAGGCTATGATTCCTTTACTTTCCTCTTGGCTTTTGCATAAGGAGTATCTTTGCTCAATTTCTA from Setaria italica strain Yugu1 chromosome VII, Setaria_italica_v2.0, whole genome shotgun sequence includes the following:
- the LOC101754141 gene encoding histone-lysine N-methyltransferase ASHH1; this translates as MEEEQIEAPSYIHIESNDFSYRRHKRQKEEDIAVCECQYDILDPESPCGDRCLNFLTNTECTPGYCRCGVYCKNQRFQKCQYARTRLVKTEGRGWGLVADENIMAGQFVIEYCGEVISWKEAKRRSQAYETQGLKDAYIIYLNADESIDATRKGSLARFINHSCQPNCETRKWNVLGEVRVGIFAKQDIPFGTELLYDYNFEWFGGVMVRCLCGAGSCSGFLGAKSRGFQEATYLWEDDDDRFSVENIPLYDSADDEPTSINKEILLGNDGPIAPYVNSNTVQNTENRGTASTNEFAPTIAEQFTASSNGLAPMAVEASAGNSNEFTPMTIEPLNAIPMVAHFVENGLTEYSAQDAHVAPQNSVPEAANHQNQIESQNNSNHSALVPVKSIPKRRGRKPKRVLLKQLDIPDICDRLASSVAREEILYCEEVKNQAASDIDALYDEIRPAIEEHERDSQDSVSTSLAEQWIEASCCKYKADFDLYAAIIKNIASTPLRSKEDVAPREQNGVKYLENGS